The following proteins are co-located in the Pseudomonas cavernae genome:
- a CDS encoding glutathione S-transferase family protein — protein MTPILFYGVPSGCSFGSIVALEWLAAPYRLCRIEMPGDVTSAAYRRINPLAETPSLLSANGEPISESVAILNHLGALGIEQGLGFAQGSREFDRLNQMLGYLNTSFFSAFSPLWHALEHGSAGAEKQALTAYGRGSVEKAHANLEALLGDQPWLLGERRSLADAYFIGIARWTAYHDVVDRHDYPNLQRLYEKLEADPAVIFAHAIEHRQPAVSTGGFQGEVALEQVVAGLRRVA, from the coding sequence ATGACCCCGATCCTCTTCTACGGCGTGCCCTCGGGCTGCTCGTTCGGCTCCATCGTCGCCCTGGAATGGCTGGCCGCGCCCTACCGCCTGTGCCGCATCGAAATGCCGGGCGACGTGACCAGCGCTGCCTACCGGCGCATCAACCCGCTGGCGGAAACGCCGTCGCTGCTGAGCGCGAATGGCGAGCCGATCAGCGAGAGCGTCGCCATCCTCAATCACCTCGGCGCCCTGGGCATCGAGCAGGGCCTCGGTTTCGCCCAGGGCAGCCGCGAGTTCGACCGCCTGAACCAGATGCTCGGCTACCTCAATACCAGCTTCTTCTCGGCCTTCTCACCGCTCTGGCACGCCCTCGAACACGGCAGCGCGGGCGCGGAGAAGCAGGCGCTCACCGCCTACGGCCGGGGCAGCGTGGAAAAGGCCCATGCCAACCTGGAGGCGCTGCTCGGCGACCAGCCGTGGCTGCTCGGCGAGCGGCGCAGCCTGGCCGACGCCTACTTCATCGGTATCGCCCGCTGGACCGCCTACCACGACGTCGTCGACCGCCACGACTACCCCAACCTGCAGCGCCTCTACGAGAAGCTGGAAGCCGACCCGGCGGTGATCTTCGCCCACGCCATCGAGCACCGGCAGCCCGCCGTCAGCACCGGTGGCTTCCAGGGCGAGGTCGCGCTGGAGCAGGTCGTCGCCGGTCTGCGGCGGGTTGCCTGA
- a CDS encoding 3-oxoacyl-ACP reductase family protein: MQGKVALVTGASRSIGAAIAKRLAADGASGAITYHASKDKADAVVGAIVAAGGQALAIQADAGNPEAVRAAVSQIAATFGKLDILVNNAGISVLGAPEEIAFADFQRILAVNVTGVFVATQEALRHMGQGGRIIQIGSSMVQYAAFATASAYTLSKGAVAGFTRGLVRDLGPRGITVNTAHPGPTDSDMNPADGPVADFVKPSIAVGRYGSGEGIAAAVAYLASPQAAFVSGAELLVDGGFTA; encoded by the coding sequence CTGCAAGGCAAAGTCGCCCTGGTCACCGGCGCCTCGCGCAGCATCGGCGCGGCCATCGCCAAGCGTCTGGCCGCCGACGGCGCCAGCGGCGCCATCACCTACCACGCCTCGAAGGACAAGGCCGACGCCGTGGTCGGCGCCATCGTTGCCGCCGGTGGCCAGGCCCTCGCCATCCAGGCCGACGCCGGCAACCCCGAAGCGGTACGCGCCGCCGTCAGCCAGATCGCCGCGACCTTCGGCAAACTCGACATCCTGGTCAACAACGCCGGCATCAGCGTGCTCGGCGCGCCCGAGGAGATCGCCTTCGCCGACTTCCAGCGCATCCTCGCGGTGAACGTCACCGGCGTGTTCGTCGCCACCCAGGAAGCCCTGCGGCACATGGGCCAGGGCGGACGGATCATCCAGATCGGCAGCTCGATGGTGCAGTACGCCGCCTTCGCCACCGCCTCGGCCTACACCCTGAGCAAGGGCGCGGTGGCCGGCTTCACGCGCGGCCTGGTGCGCGACCTCGGCCCGCGCGGGATCACGGTCAACACCGCGCATCCGGGGCCGACCGACAGCGACATGAACCCGGCCGACGGCCCGGTCGCCGATTTCGTCAAGCCGAGCATCGCGGTCGGCCGCTATGGCAGCGGTGAGGGCATCGCCGCCGCGGTCGCCTACCTCGCCAGCCCGCAGGCCGCGTTCGTCAGCGGCGCCGAACTGTTGGTCGATGGCGGCTTTACCGCCTGA
- a CDS encoding xanthine dehydrogenase family protein molybdopterin-binding subunit, whose protein sequence is MSGLTDASRRRFLKHSAILGGGLVIAFAIPGGQRFALAQSAPSAAFVPNAFLRIGSDDSVTVLLAHSEMGQGIWTGLAMLIAEELDADWSKIRVEHAPAAAVYGSPVFGGLQGTGGSTSIWSEFDRYRQAGATARVMLMQAAAQRHGVTLADVRTDNGVVLVGERRLRYGELADEAGKLPAPDPAALKLKTPQEWRIIGQPTKRLDTPEKIDGRAQFGMDVQFDGLLTATVARAPVFGATVKSFDATAAKAVPGVRQVLQVPSGVAVVADHYWAAKLGRDALQIDWDLGPHAGLDSTQLREQFQQLAATPGKTAAQAGDAQGALGKAAKTLEADYAVPYLAHAPMEPLNCTVKLSADQCEIWTGTQFQTIDQQISAQITGLKPEQVQIHTLFLGGGFGRRATPTSDFVAEAVQVAKAAKAPVKTVWSREDDVRGGYYRSAFLHRARIGLGADGLPSAWQQVIVGQSLAAGTPLEAMLVHEGIDHTSVEGAADSPYVKATANHHVSLHSPSTGIPVLWWRSVGHSHSAFAMESLVDELAQAAGKDPLEYRRLLLKNEPRHLGVLNLAAEKAGWGTPLPKGRARGVAVHASFGSYVAQVAEVSLENGAIRVHRVVCAVDCGVAVNPAGIAAQMESGVAFALGAALHSQLTFKDGRVQQSNFHDYQVLRLNEMPLVETHIVPSTDKMGGIGETAVPPTAPAVANALFALTGQRLRELPLQPGKA, encoded by the coding sequence ATGAGCGGCCTGACCGATGCTTCCCGGCGTCGTTTCCTCAAGCACAGCGCCATCCTCGGCGGCGGCCTGGTGATCGCCTTCGCCATCCCCGGCGGCCAGCGCTTCGCCCTGGCCCAGAGCGCGCCAAGCGCGGCCTTTGTCCCCAACGCCTTCCTGCGCATCGGCAGTGACGACAGCGTCACCGTGCTGCTGGCCCACTCCGAGATGGGCCAGGGCATCTGGACCGGGCTGGCGATGTTGATCGCCGAGGAACTGGATGCCGACTGGTCGAAGATCAGAGTCGAGCACGCGCCCGCCGCCGCCGTGTATGGCAGTCCGGTGTTCGGCGGGCTGCAGGGCACCGGCGGCTCGACCAGCATCTGGTCGGAGTTCGATCGCTACCGCCAGGCCGGCGCCACCGCCCGCGTCATGCTGATGCAGGCCGCGGCGCAGCGCCATGGCGTGACGCTGGCGGACGTACGCACCGACAACGGCGTCGTCTTGGTCGGTGAGCGGCGGCTGCGCTACGGCGAACTGGCCGACGAAGCCGGCAAACTGCCGGCGCCGGACCCGGCCGCGCTGAAGCTCAAGACGCCGCAGGAATGGCGGATCATCGGCCAGCCGACCAAGCGCCTCGACACCCCGGAGAAGATCGACGGCCGCGCGCAGTTCGGCATGGACGTGCAGTTCGACGGGCTGCTGACGGCGACAGTCGCCAGAGCCCCGGTGTTCGGCGCCACGGTCAAATCCTTCGACGCCACGGCGGCCAAGGCGGTGCCCGGCGTGCGCCAGGTGCTGCAGGTGCCCAGTGGCGTGGCGGTGGTCGCCGACCACTACTGGGCGGCCAAACTCGGCCGCGATGCGCTGCAGATCGACTGGGACCTCGGCCCGCACGCCGGGCTGGACAGCACGCAGTTGCGCGAGCAGTTCCAGCAGCTCGCCGCCACACCCGGCAAGACCGCAGCGCAGGCCGGTGACGCCCAGGGCGCCCTGGGCAAGGCGGCGAAGACCCTCGAGGCCGACTACGCCGTGCCCTACCTCGCCCATGCGCCGATGGAGCCGCTCAATTGCACGGTCAAGCTCAGCGCCGACCAGTGCGAGATCTGGACCGGCACCCAGTTCCAGACCATCGACCAGCAGATCAGCGCGCAGATCACCGGGCTCAAGCCCGAGCAGGTGCAGATCCACACCCTGTTCCTCGGCGGCGGCTTCGGCCGGCGCGCCACCCCGACCTCAGACTTCGTCGCCGAAGCCGTGCAGGTGGCCAAGGCCGCGAAGGCGCCGGTGAAGACCGTGTGGTCCCGCGAGGACGACGTGCGCGGCGGCTACTACCGCTCGGCCTTCCTCCATCGGGCGCGTATCGGCCTGGGCGCCGACGGCCTGCCCAGCGCCTGGCAACAGGTGATAGTCGGCCAGTCGCTGGCGGCCGGCACGCCGCTCGAGGCGATGCTGGTGCACGAGGGCATCGACCACACCTCGGTCGAGGGCGCCGCCGATTCGCCCTACGTCAAGGCGACCGCCAACCATCACGTCAGCCTGCACTCGCCGAGCACCGGCATTCCGGTGCTGTGGTGGCGCTCGGTGGGCCACAGCCACAGCGCTTTCGCCATGGAGTCGCTGGTCGACGAACTGGCGCAGGCTGCCGGCAAGGACCCGCTGGAATACCGCCGCCTGCTGCTGAAGAACGAGCCGCGCCACCTCGGCGTGCTCAATCTGGCGGCCGAGAAAGCCGGCTGGGGCACGCCGCTGCCCAAGGGCCGCGCCCGCGGGGTGGCGGTGCACGCCTCGTTCGGCAGCTACGTCGCCCAGGTCGCCGAGGTGTCGCTGGAGAACGGCGCGATCCGCGTGCATCGGGTGGTCTGTGCGGTGGATTGCGGCGTCGCGGTCAATCCCGCCGGCATCGCCGCGCAGATGGAGTCGGGCGTCGCCTTCGCCCTCGGCGCGGCGCTGCACAGCCAGCTGACGTTCAAGGACGGACGCGTGCAGCAGTCGAACTTCCACGACTACCAGGTGCTGCGCCTGAACGAGATGCCGCTGGTGGAAACCCATATCGTGCCGAGCACCGACAAGATGGGCGGCATCGGCGAAACCGCGGTGCCGCCCACCGCGCCGGCGGTGGCCAATGCCCTGTTCGCCCTGACCGGCCAGCGCCTGCGCGAGTTGCCGCTGCAACCGGGCAAGGCCTGA
- a CDS encoding 7-cyano-7-deazaguanine/7-aminomethyl-7-deazaguanine transporter gives MTLLSPQRRRLALGALIAFHILIIIASNYLVQLPITLFGWHTTWGAFSFPFIFLATDLTVRLLGKQSARQVIARVMLPALLVSYGVSVLFQEAEFRGLGALLQFNEFVLRISLASFLAYVFGQILDIQVFDRLRRLPQWWIAPSLSTVVGNLLDTFVFFAVAFWHSSNPFMAEHWVEIATVDYGVKLTVSLVLFVPLYGVLLNALLRLLAGRTTATA, from the coding sequence ATGACTCTGCTTTCCCCGCAACGCCGGCGCCTGGCGCTCGGCGCCCTGATCGCGTTCCACATCCTGATCATCATCGCCAGCAACTATCTGGTGCAGCTGCCGATCACCCTGTTCGGCTGGCACACCACCTGGGGCGCGTTCAGCTTTCCGTTCATCTTCCTGGCCACCGACCTGACCGTGCGCCTGCTCGGCAAGCAGTCGGCGCGGCAGGTGATCGCCCGGGTGATGCTGCCGGCGCTGTTGGTCTCCTACGGGGTCTCGGTGCTGTTCCAGGAGGCGGAGTTCCGCGGCCTGGGCGCGCTGCTGCAGTTCAACGAGTTCGTCCTGCGCATCTCCCTGGCCAGCTTCCTCGCCTACGTGTTCGGCCAAATCCTCGACATCCAGGTGTTCGACCGCCTGCGCCGTCTGCCGCAGTGGTGGATCGCGCCGAGCCTGTCCACCGTGGTCGGCAACCTGCTGGACACCTTCGTGTTCTTCGCGGTGGCCTTTTGGCACAGCAGCAACCCCTTCATGGCCGAGCACTGGGTGGAGATCGCCACGGTGGACTACGGCGTCAAGCTGACGGTCAGCCTGGTGCTGTTCGTGCCGCTCTACGGTGTGCTGCTCAATGCCCTGCTGCGCCTGTTGGCCGGACGCACAACGGCGACCGCCTGA
- a CDS encoding (2Fe-2S)-binding protein — translation MVTLTINAKQQQFDVPADMPLLWVLRDVAHLTGTKFGCGIAQCGACTVHVDGAPLRSCITPVAAVAGKAITTIEGLSPDGSHPVQRAWAELDVVQCGYCQSGQIMAAAALLAKIPAPSDADIDQALAGNICRCGTYPRIRAAVKRAAELG, via the coding sequence ATGGTGACGCTCACCATCAATGCCAAACAGCAGCAGTTCGACGTGCCCGCCGACATGCCGCTGCTGTGGGTGCTGCGCGATGTGGCGCACTTGACCGGCACCAAGTTCGGCTGCGGCATCGCCCAGTGCGGGGCCTGCACCGTGCATGTCGATGGTGCGCCGCTGCGCTCGTGCATCACCCCGGTGGCGGCGGTGGCGGGCAAGGCCATCACCACCATCGAGGGGCTGTCGCCCGACGGCTCGCACCCGGTGCAACGCGCCTGGGCCGAGCTCGATGTGGTCCAGTGCGGCTACTGCCAGTCCGGGCAGATCATGGCGGCGGCGGCCTTGCTGGCGAAGATCCCCGCCCCCAGCGACGCCGATATCGACCAGGCACTGGCGGGCAACATCTGCCGCTGCGGCACCTATCCGCGCATCCGCGCGGCGGTCAAGCGCGCGGCCGAACTGGGTTAA
- a CDS encoding LysR substrate-binding domain-containing protein yields the protein MLNLNDLVFFVAAVEHGGFAAASRRLGLPKSTISKRVAALEERLAARLIYRTSRSFTLTDAGRDFYQHARAALIEAETAEEVVRRRVAEPSGTVRITAAVPTAQLYLAEHLPRLAQAFPRLHVQLDVSDRFVDLVQEGYDIAVRSHFAPLPDSGLVQRPLTVEPIILVAAPAYLSQHEPLQAPEDLARHAGLLTGAMAGSWQLADPAGRQVQVSPLPRMSANESTVLLNAALAGLGVVCLPERMCRAALAAGQLARVLPDWHAGRVTTTLVMPQRRGQLPGVRATVDFLIECLAGDAQGVPTRS from the coding sequence ATGCTCAATCTCAACGATCTGGTTTTCTTCGTCGCGGCGGTCGAGCATGGCGGCTTTGCCGCGGCTTCGCGGCGCCTGGGACTGCCCAAGTCGACGATCAGCAAACGCGTCGCCGCACTGGAAGAGCGCCTGGCCGCGCGGCTGATCTATCGCACCTCGCGCAGCTTCACGCTGACCGACGCCGGCCGCGATTTCTACCAGCATGCCCGCGCCGCGCTGATCGAGGCGGAGACCGCCGAAGAAGTGGTGCGCCGGCGCGTCGCCGAGCCCAGCGGCACGGTGCGGATCACCGCCGCGGTGCCGACCGCCCAGCTCTATCTGGCCGAACACCTGCCCAGGCTCGCCCAGGCGTTCCCGCGCCTGCACGTGCAGCTGGATGTCTCCGACCGCTTCGTCGACCTGGTGCAGGAGGGCTACGACATCGCCGTGCGCAGCCACTTCGCGCCGTTACCCGATTCCGGCCTGGTGCAGCGTCCGCTCACCGTCGAACCGATCATCCTGGTGGCGGCGCCCGCCTATCTGAGCCAGCACGAGCCGCTGCAGGCGCCGGAGGACCTGGCGCGGCATGCCGGCCTGCTGACCGGCGCCATGGCCGGCAGCTGGCAGCTGGCCGACCCGGCGGGGCGGCAGGTGCAGGTCAGCCCGCTGCCGCGGATGAGCGCCAACGAATCGACCGTCCTGCTGAATGCGGCGCTGGCCGGCCTCGGCGTGGTCTGCCTGCCGGAGCGCATGTGCCGCGCGGCGCTGGCGGCCGGCCAGTTGGCCCGGGTGCTGCCGGACTGGCACGCCGGCCGGGTCACCACCACGCTGGTGATGCCGCAGCGGCGCGGCCAGTTGCCCGGCGTGCGCGCCACCGTGGATTTCCTGATCGAGTGTCTGGCCGGTGATGCTCAGGGCGTGCCGACACGGAGCTAG
- a CDS encoding TonB-dependent receptor, whose amino-acid sequence MDRKYVLTSLGYAAIGLMLGIYMAASKNHGQLVTHAHIMLLGFVVSFVYALIHKLWLDGEATKIARFQYLAHQIGTLALVVGLFLFYGGFVAVDKLDPILGLASILVLIGMILMKIMYIKASKIVS is encoded by the coding sequence ATGGATAGAAAATATGTTCTGACCAGCCTGGGATATGCGGCTATTGGTTTAATGCTAGGGATATATATGGCCGCATCAAAAAATCATGGCCAGCTAGTTACGCATGCGCACATCATGCTCCTGGGCTTTGTCGTAAGCTTTGTGTATGCTCTAATCCATAAACTTTGGCTTGACGGCGAAGCCACCAAGATCGCTCGCTTTCAATACCTCGCTCATCAAATTGGAACTTTAGCCCTGGTTGTCGGGCTGTTTCTTTTCTACGGCGGTTTTGTTGCAGTGGATAAGTTAGATCCAATTTTAGGCTTAGCCTCAATACTGGTTTTAATCGGTATGATTTTGATGAAGATCATGTACATCAAAGCAAGCAAAATCGTTAGCTGA
- a CDS encoding RNA methyltransferase, protein MSNKRYACIGLSNPKSPSNVGAIMRAAGCYGVSSVFYTGTRYDRAKDFITDTKKVHQDIPLINIDDLRKILPLGCTPVAVELVEGARALPTYTHPDRALYIFGAEDGSLSKEIRDWCEDVIYIPTNGCMNLAATVNVVLYDRLAKGSNTRSGPQF, encoded by the coding sequence ATGAGCAACAAGAGATACGCCTGTATCGGCCTGAGCAATCCCAAGTCGCCGTCGAATGTCGGAGCGATCATGCGCGCCGCCGGCTGTTATGGCGTCAGTTCGGTGTTCTACACCGGTACCCGCTACGATCGGGCCAAGGACTTCATCACCGACACCAAGAAGGTCCACCAGGACATTCCGCTGATCAATATCGACGACCTGCGCAAGATCCTCCCGCTCGGCTGTACGCCGGTCGCCGTGGAGCTGGTCGAAGGCGCTCGCGCGTTGCCGACCTACACCCACCCGGACCGGGCGCTGTATATCTTCGGCGCGGAAGACGGCTCGCTGAGCAAAGAGATTCGCGACTGGTGCGAAGACGTGATCTACATCCCCACCAACGGCTGTATGAACCTCGCCGCCACGGTCAACGTGGTGCTCTACGACCGCCTGGCCAAGGGCAGCAACACCCGCTCCGGGCCACAGTTCTAG
- a CDS encoding SCO family protein — translation MRGVMWACRLAVWALGGVMLPGAPGIGAERWGADYFPDVPLVTQDGKEVRFYSDLLKGKSVVVNMIYTHCQDTCPLSTANLARVQRLLGEQMGKDIFFYSISIDPERDTPAVLKAYAAKFHVGPGWLFLTGKREDIALVQKKLGLWSRSDAKDPDGHLSSLMAGNEPTGQWMRQSTLDNPRFLAMKLSSFLLGWQKQREATAQSYTAVKPIENLEAGRYLFRSACAACHSIGQGEALGPDLQGVTHRRSRDWLRRFIKAPDELLAQKDPIALELFAKYNQVQMPNLRLGDDDVEVLIRYLENQDAARQNPEGQADSQPQPPSPAHDAQGTQELRKESRRSQ, via the coding sequence ATGCGTGGAGTCATGTGGGCATGCAGGCTGGCAGTCTGGGCACTGGGCGGGGTCATGCTGCCGGGCGCCCCGGGCATCGGTGCGGAACGCTGGGGGGCGGACTACTTCCCCGATGTCCCCCTGGTCACCCAGGACGGCAAGGAGGTCCGCTTCTATAGCGACCTGCTCAAGGGCAAGTCGGTGGTGGTCAACATGATCTACACCCACTGCCAGGACACCTGCCCCCTCAGTACCGCCAACCTGGCCCGGGTGCAACGGCTGCTGGGCGAGCAGATGGGCAAGGACATCTTCTTCTACTCCATCAGCATCGATCCCGAGCGCGATACGCCAGCCGTGCTCAAGGCCTACGCGGCGAAGTTCCATGTCGGCCCCGGCTGGCTGTTCCTGACCGGCAAGCGAGAAGACATCGCCCTGGTGCAGAAGAAGCTGGGCCTGTGGTCCCGCTCCGATGCCAAAGACCCGGACGGCCACCTCTCCAGCCTGATGGCCGGCAACGAACCGACCGGCCAGTGGATGCGCCAATCCACCCTGGACAACCCGCGTTTCCTGGCCATGAAGCTCAGCTCCTTCCTCCTCGGCTGGCAGAAGCAGCGTGAAGCCACGGCTCAGAGCTATACCGCCGTCAAGCCGATCGAAAACCTGGAGGCAGGCCGCTACCTGTTCCGCAGCGCCTGCGCCGCCTGCCACTCCATCGGCCAGGGGGAAGCGCTGGGGCCGGACCTGCAAGGCGTCACCCACCGCCGCAGCAGGGACTGGCTCAGGCGCTTCATCAAGGCGCCGGATGAGTTGCTGGCGCAGAAGGACCCGATCGCCCTGGAACTCTTCGCCAAATACAACCAGGTGCAAATGCCCAACCTGCGCCTGGGCGATGACGATGTGGAGGTGCTGATCCGCTATCTCGAAAACCAGGACGCGGCCCGGCAAAACCCCGAGGGGCAGGCGGATTCGCAGCCACAGCCGCCCTCGCCCGCCCACGACGCCCAAGGCACCCAGGAACTCCGCAAGGAGTCGAGGAGGTCACAATGA
- a CDS encoding LysR family transcriptional regulator: METLANLESFVRSAESGSFSAAARRLALTPAAVSRNVAQLEANLGVRLFQRSTRRLPLTEAGERFLQTVSGGLDSIQSAIADLTSNAGQPAGVLKLSAAPSFGRDYLLPLMPEFLARYPAVQPDWHLDNRQVDLIAEGFDVAIGGGFELTPGVVARRLAPAHLVAVATPTYLQGRRLPSMPEELQELDCLAMRSMQNGRVRLWHMRNAAGAERALELQPRMTVNDPQALCRGVLLDMGVALLAMPDVLAHLDSGALVRLLPDWYVDAGPISLYFSSQKLLPAKTRAFIDFVTAAAREREWATRLSVSGGPPRRMG; the protein is encoded by the coding sequence ATGGAAACCCTCGCCAACCTCGAATCCTTCGTGCGCAGCGCCGAGTCCGGCAGCTTCTCCGCCGCCGCCCGGCGCCTGGCCCTGACCCCAGCGGCGGTCAGTCGCAACGTCGCTCAGCTGGAGGCCAACCTCGGCGTGCGCCTATTCCAGCGCAGCACCCGGCGATTGCCCCTGACCGAAGCCGGCGAGCGCTTCCTGCAGACCGTCAGCGGCGGCCTCGACAGCATCCAGTCCGCCATCGCCGACCTGACCAGCAACGCCGGGCAGCCGGCCGGCGTGCTCAAGCTCAGTGCCGCGCCGAGCTTCGGTCGCGACTACCTGCTGCCGCTGATGCCGGAATTCCTCGCCCGCTATCCGGCGGTGCAGCCGGACTGGCATCTGGATAACCGCCAGGTAGACCTGATCGCCGAGGGCTTCGACGTCGCCATCGGCGGCGGCTTCGAGCTGACCCCGGGCGTGGTGGCGCGTCGGCTGGCGCCCGCGCATCTGGTGGCGGTGGCGACGCCTACTTACCTGCAGGGCCGGCGCTTGCCGAGCATGCCGGAGGAATTACAGGAACTGGATTGCCTGGCGATGCGCTCGATGCAGAACGGGAGGGTGCGGCTGTGGCACATGCGCAACGCGGCGGGCGCCGAACGGGCGCTGGAGTTGCAGCCGCGGATGACGGTCAACGACCCGCAGGCGCTGTGTCGCGGCGTGCTGCTGGATATGGGCGTGGCCCTGCTGGCCATGCCGGATGTGCTGGCGCATTTAGACAGCGGCGCGCTGGTGCGCCTGCTGCCGGACTGGTACGTGGACGCCGGACCGATCTCCCTGTACTTCAGCAGCCAGAAGCTGCTGCCGGCCAAGACCCGCGCCTTCATCGACTTCGTCACCGCCGCCGCCAGGGAACGCGAATGGGCGACGCGCCTTTCGGTCAGCGGGGGACCGCCCCGTAGGATGGGTTGA
- a CDS encoding multicopper oxidase family protein, which yields MTRALAKGEVTRRDFIKWGLATSGGLLVPVHGLSPFTSSAYADEFNIPTGLPPSPLFGVQAFTQPMPRFDVLPRKAYTPGKGVMNPIPAYPGVPGPDPTEQANTELQPVPAVLGSGYGPVEGRPPGPIWAHQQWQDFFPKVVVEVTQEGAKTNNYYDPGVPSSLNSGIDPAVIKPRFHPGLPDQGSLALWTFNGTLPPKLLIGRYHESILFRHHNRLPDDPAQNGGFGLHTLSTHEHNGHHGAENDGFTGAFFFPGQFYDYHYPICHGGYFSINQGENDPRCGSPNDAGGIDNLAGDYRETMSTHWFHDHMFSFTAQNVYKGNAGMFNLYSSLDRGNEEIEDGVNLRLPSGRDKSYGNLDYDVNLMLADKAWDGDGQLAMDIFDFDGFLGDVMTVNLVYKPYFEVERRKYRFRILNAAVARFFKLSLSDASPMIIIANDGNLLPSPVVVTALDVMGIAERFDIVIDFSRYKIGNRVWLVNLTEHENGRRPKEDLSLRDALSGKSDDPCVGRFLEFRIVRDPATPDLSRVPAVLCPNPDLSKIPVAAKRTFEFGRGANQNTSDPITSFFGPWGIKTSGGDMLAADFGRVSAAPRFGTREIWTLKNGGGGWDHPIHIHFEEGQILARDGKLSNVPAWERGRKDVYRLHPGGSVTITMQFRDFGGMFMEHCHNTTHEDNAMLLRWEIDDLGGAFLRPLPTPIPTPQGVTFVDPSDILPTALR from the coding sequence TTGACGAGGGCCCTGGCCAAGGGCGAAGTCACACGCCGCGACTTCATCAAGTGGGGCCTGGCCACGTCCGGCGGACTGCTGGTCCCGGTCCACGGCCTGAGCCCCTTCACCAGCAGCGCCTACGCCGATGAATTCAATATCCCGACTGGGCTGCCACCCAGCCCGCTGTTCGGCGTCCAGGCCTTCACCCAACCCATGCCGCGCTTCGATGTGCTGCCGCGCAAGGCCTATACCCCCGGCAAGGGCGTGATGAACCCGATCCCGGCCTACCCCGGCGTGCCCGGCCCCGACCCGACTGAGCAGGCGAACACCGAGCTGCAACCCGTGCCGGCGGTGCTGGGCAGCGGCTACGGTCCGGTCGAGGGCCGCCCGCCGGGGCCGATCTGGGCCCACCAGCAGTGGCAGGACTTCTTCCCCAAAGTGGTGGTGGAGGTCACCCAGGAAGGCGCCAAGACCAACAACTACTACGACCCCGGGGTGCCGTCGAGCCTCAATTCCGGCATCGATCCAGCGGTGATCAAGCCTCGCTTCCACCCTGGCCTGCCCGACCAGGGGTCGCTGGCGCTCTGGACCTTCAACGGCACCCTGCCGCCCAAGCTGCTGATCGGCCGTTACCACGAGTCCATCCTCTTCCGTCATCACAACCGCCTGCCGGACGACCCGGCCCAGAATGGCGGCTTTGGCCTCCACACCCTCTCCACCCACGAGCACAACGGCCACCACGGCGCGGAAAACGATGGCTTCACCGGGGCGTTCTTCTTCCCCGGCCAGTTCTACGACTACCACTACCCGATCTGCCACGGCGGCTACTTCAGCATCAACCAGGGCGAGAACGACCCGCGCTGCGGCAGCCCCAACGACGCCGGCGGCATCGACAATTTGGCCGGCGACTATCGCGAGACCATGAGCACCCACTGGTTCCACGACCACATGTTCAGCTTCACCGCGCAGAACGTGTACAAGGGCAACGCCGGGATGTTCAACCTCTACAGCAGCCTCGACCGTGGCAACGAGGAGATCGAGGACGGGGTGAACCTGCGGTTGCCCAGTGGCCGGGACAAGTCCTATGGCAACCTCGACTACGACGTGAACCTGATGCTCGCGGACAAGGCCTGGGACGGGGACGGCCAGCTGGCGATGGATATCTTCGACTTCGACGGCTTCCTCGGCGACGTGATGACGGTGAACCTGGTCTACAAGCCCTACTTCGAGGTGGAGCGGCGCAAGTACCGTTTCCGCATCCTCAACGCGGCCGTCGCGCGCTTCTTCAAGCTCTCCCTGAGCGATGCGTCGCCGATGATCATCATCGCCAACGACGGCAACCTGCTGCCGAGCCCGGTGGTGGTCACCGCGCTCGACGTGATGGGCATCGCCGAACGCTTCGACATCGTCATCGACTTCTCCCGCTACAAAATTGGAAACAGGGTCTGGCTGGTTAACCTCACCGAACACGAGAACGGCAGGCGGCCGAAGGAAGACCTCTCGCTGCGCGATGCGCTTTCCGGCAAGTCGGACGACCCCTGCGTCGGCCGCTTCCTGGAGTTCCGCATCGTTCGCGACCCCGCCACGCCGGACCTGAGCCGGGTACCCGCGGTCCTCTGTCCGAACCCGGACCTGTCGAAGATCCCGGTGGCGGCGAAGCGCACCTTCGAGTTCGGGCGCGGGGCCAACCAGAACACCAGCGACCCCATCACGTCGTTCTTCGGCCCCTGGGGCATCAAGACCAGTGGCGGCGACATGCTCGCCGCGGACTTCGGCCGCGTCTCGGCGGCGCCGCGCTTCGGCACCCGCGAGATCTGGACCCTGAAGAACGGCGGCGGCGGTTGGGACCATCCGATTCACATCCACTTCGAGGAGGGCCAGATCCTCGCCCGCGACGGCAAGCTGAGCAACGTCCCGGCGTGGGAACGTGGCCGCAAGGATGTCTACCGGCTGCACCCGGGTGGCAGCGTCACCATCACCATGCAGTTCCGGGATTTTGGCGGGATGTTCATGGAGCACTGCCACAACACCACCCACGAAGACAACGCCATGCTGTTGCGCTGGGAAATCGACGACCTGGGCGGCGCCTTCCTGAGGCCGCTGCCGACCCCGATCCCGACACCCCAGGGCGTGACCTTCGTGGACCCGAGCGACATCCTGCCGACGGCGCTGCGCTGA